The genomic interval CAAAATTCCGACGTATTCATTGCTGAATTTAAGATAAAATTCTTTCGGATCAACTTCCAGCCCGTTTAATGGCTTTTCCAGACTAATCCGATACCTTAGCCGATATTGGGTAGCTTCGTTTTCCTCTAGAGTTTGGTCGGTTCTAAACCGATGGGCTAAATTGATACCAGTGAGTTCTCGGCTAAAACTGTATTGCTGAATAAACCGATGAACAAAAGATCCGTCAATATCTTGCCTTCGTATCATGTAACCTGCTCCCAAACCTTTTAACACTCCTTTATCTCGAGTAATAATGACGTCCAGGTCAGTTCTTTCAAATTCTACACGACCACCAGTGCCATCGTAAGGGTTTTGGTAAAGAATTTGACGGTTCTCTAATTTAGAGTTTACTTTCCAACCATCAGTTAATTTGAAGTCGACATTGATTTGGGGCATAATTCCAAATCTGTTCTGAGCAAAGCTTGCTTGAAAAACACAGATAAACAGAAAGAAAAGAATTAAGATTGGTCTCATGGACGTATTTAACGAAGGTTTTTAATAAATTAAATGATTGAGGTTTCTTGATATTATTTTTTTTGTTTTAATGTGTTCACCCGTGTCTGAAAATATAGCTTCATAGGATTGTCTATCGCCATCTTTTCTTCCCGAGAATACGATTTCGTAATTAACTTCATACTGTTGACTCTGCGTTTCTTTTAAGAGAACTGACCGCAACAAGTTTGCATCTCCAATCCACTGAATTTGAATTTTGCGGATTTTATAACGATCGTAATTTCCTTGAAAATAATCTGTTATTTTTTGTTGTGCTCGTATGGGAAGTTGATCAAAACGTTGTATAAATTCTATATCCTGAAGATTACCTAAGGTGTCAAATTTGATACTATAAATTGTTCTGTTTTCTTTTATTTTCGCTTCTACAGCCATGCCTTCCAGATTCTCTTCTAAATACCACTTTATTTTTTGAGACCCCGAGAAGATGCTTTCTACGTAGTCTGTTGCTTTCATAGATACCTCTGAACTTTTGATTCGCGATTCTTTTTCGAATTTATCTTGTGAATAAAGCGAATTAACCATTAAAAATAGAACAACCAATAACCATGTATGCTTCATAATATTTACCCATTTTAAATATCTCGCAAGATATTAATAGGTTTCATTTTCCTTTTATAGACTATTGTTATCAAATAGTTAACTGTATGTTAATAATCTAGCTGCAAATATATACGATATAATTAGTTTTTCTGTATCTGCCTAGGCAGTTTCTGAATATGTTCTTAACTTTGTGATATGCCCTTATTTATTTCATCGCTCAATTCGGGAAGCAACGGCAATTGTTATTACATAGCAAACGATAACGAAGCAATTTTGATAGATGTGGGAATTTCTTGCCGTGAAATCGAGAAGCGAATGAAGCGATTGGAACTTTCTATGACGAAAGTAAGAGCAATCTTTATTAGTCACGAGCACTCTGATCATATTCGTGGATTGCGTGTATTGGCTAAGAAATATCAAATTTTGATTTACATTACACCCAAAACACTTATTTATAGTCGTCTTGCTCTCGAAGAGCATTTGATTAGGTCTTTTAAGGCTTTTGACATAATTAGAATAGGTGACCTAGAAGTTTATGCTTTTCCGAAGGCGCATGATGCAATTGATCCGCATAGCTTCCTAGTTTCGGGTGAAGGTGTGAACATCGGCGTATTCACGGATATCGGTGAGGTTTGCAATCAGTTGGTTACAAACTTTAAACGTTGTCATGCTGTTTTCCTGGAAACAAACTATGATGACGAAATGCTTGATAGCGGTAACTATCCTTTTTACCTAAAGCACAGGATCAGAGGGGGGAAGGGGCACTTGTCAAATAAGAAGGCACTGGACTTGTTTGTAAGTCATCGTCCTTCTTATTTAAGTCATGTATTTTTATCACATCTATCGGCCAATAATAACTGTCCTCTTACTGTTCAAAATTTATTTGCTGAATATGCAGATAACGTTGAAATTATTTTGGCTCCAAGAAGTCAAGAAACATCTGTGTATTGTATAGAGGCTACAAGTGTCGAATCTACATTTTTATCACCGAGTCGTGCACGACAACTTTAGTCCAATTTTTACTGTACTTATCAATAGCCGCTAAATGAATTGGGTGATTTTCATAAGTATCGACGTCCTCCATGGTGTCGAAATATACGAGAAGATTATAGGAAAAACTATTGTCTACAACATCTCTTTGATGAGTGTTAGCCGGAGGGCCATAGTGTAATGACTTGATATTTGGTATGGATTTTAACTCTTCAAAAAATCCGGTAAAGTCGTTTACTTCTTGTTTTGTAAGATCATCTTTGAGCCAGAAAAGCACATAGTGTGCAATTACCTCTTTTTCTTTTTTGGATGCCATGGTTTCTGTGATTGTTCCAGTGAGTATGCTGCCAGTTACAGCTGTAGCAGCTAGGTTTTTAATAAATTTTCTTCTCTCCATTCTTTGTTTAATAATTAATCAACTTGAAATAAAGATAAGAATTCCTAGTAATATAGTGGAGATTAAACTGCTTTTAATTCGCTGAGTAACTTAAAAGAATGGAGCCTAGCTTGAAGATCATAGATATAAGAGACCGTCATGAGCTCGTCGATCTGAGTTTTGCCTATGAATGAATCGATTTCCCCTTTTATTTTATCAGGGGTCCCGGTGAAGGTATAGGAAATCATTTGTTGTAAAGCAGCTTCTTCCATTGGATCTATTAAAAAATCGTCGGGGTCGACGGGTGCTTGTAGCTTTTCTCTTTTGCCGGTGATAACGCCTAAGAACATGTTCTTAAAAGAAGTAGCTAGTTTTTGAGCCTCTTTATCCGAGTCCGCTGCGATTACGTTTACGCAAGCCATCGTATAGGGTTCTTTTAGCTGTGAGGATGGCCGGAAGTTCTGGTGATAAATTGATAGGGCATGGTGCAATTGTGCTGGGGCGAAGTGACTGGCAAATGCGTAAGGTAGCCCTAGGGCGGCAGCTAAATGTGCGCTGTCGGTACTAGATCCTAATATCCAGATTGGAATATCCAGTCCTTCTCCTGGAATTGCCCGTACTCTTCCATGACGGTTCTCAGCCGATAAATAGGTTTGAAGTTCTTGGACATTCTTAGGAAATTCCATTGCAGCTCTCTGCTCTCGTCGCAGGGCCATTGCAGTCAACTGATCGGTACCAGGAGCACGCCCTAATCCTAAGTCGATTCGGTTAGGGAATAGGGTCGCCAAGGTGCCGAATTGTTCGGCAACGATAAGAGGTGCATGGTTTGGCAGCATGATTCCGCCAGAACCTACTCTAATTGTGGAGGTTCCCTGAGCAATATGAGCGATTAAAATCGCAGTTGCTGAGCTGGCCACACCTTCCATATTGTGATGTTCGGCAAACCAGTACCGATGATAGCCAAGCTCTTCAACATATTGGGCTACTTTTAAACTACTCTTGAAGGTGTCGGCAGGGGTAAAACCCTCTAAAACTGGTGCTAAGTCGAGTACGGAAAGTTGAATGTCTTTTATGGATTCTTTCTTCATGTCTTCTATCTGGATAATATTGATGGGTAACTCAAAGTTATCAAATAGAAAATGAGGAAGAGAAAGCAGATGGAAAATTTACTTCCTGAAGACTTTCTCTTCCCATGGAAGTTACCATACAAAAGTATAGTGACTTTCGCAGTTTTATTATGATCTAGGGTACCACCCAATAGTGGATAGTTGAACCATTTACCTGGATGGTCTTTTCTGGTTTCCAGTCACCCATATCGAATGCGTGTGATACAATCCTTGTTCCCGATTTTAACTTTAATAATTTGGGTTTCAGTTTAATATTTACGTCGGGAAGTAGATATAGTGTTACTACCGTTGCATCGCTAAGGTCAACATCGAACAGGTTCCCCTCGATAAACTTTACTTTATCAGTAACATTTGCTTTTTCAGCATTGGCATTAGCTTCACTGATTCTTTGGGGGTCGATATCAACTCCGGTTCCCTTGGTGCCATATTTTTTCGCAGCGGTAACTACGATTCGACCATCCCCACATCCTAAATCATAAAGGATGTCATCTCCCTTTACCTGCCCCAACTCGAGCATAGCGTCAACTACCGCCTGGTTAGTTGGAACATAGGGAACATCTAGTTGTGGTCTGTCTTGAGCCTTGACTGTCGCGACTGCGATAAATAGAATGGCAATCGCCATCATGTTTTTGAGTGTTTTCATCGTTTGTTATTTTAATTAGTTAATGAATATGGATTGACTTTTTATTTTTTATATTTTGGAAATAAAGTGGGATGAACCCAACTAGTAAAACCGCAATCCCGACTAACGCACCAATCCCAGTATGCATAATGCTTGAATAAAGGAGATAAGCGCAGGTCAAGCAGAATAAAATCGGCGTAACCGGATAGAGGGGAACTTTAAAGGGTCGCTTGGCCGAGGGTTCTTTCTTTCGAAGTACAAAAATAGATATGCCTACAAGCAAGAAAAAGAACCAAAATACAGGTGCGGTGTATTCAATGACCGTTTCAAATCCGTCCCGTGTCAATAGTCCGAGACTAATAAGGAGAAGTGACACGATAGCTTGTACAATAAATGCCGTAGTAGGGACAGATGTTTGGCTGTTCCATTTACCTAAAGGCGCGAATATAGAATAATCTCTTCCCAAAGCATAGGTGCTTCTTGCACCTGTAAAAATTGTTGCATTGATTGATGTGACGGCTGAAACAGCAACTAAAGCTCCAATAAGTTTGCTTCCGGTATTGCCAAAGGCTGTATACATTAAGTCACTGGCGATGGCGTCTGATTGTCCCATGTTTTCAAGACCGAGCACCTGAACAAACGTGTAATTAATTAATAAGTATACTGATGTTATGATTAATATGCTTACAATTAGCGCTTTGGCCATTGTTCTGCTTCCCGAATGGGTTTCCGCTGAAATATAAGCCGCTTCATTCCAACCACCAAAGGTTAATAGTACAAAGACCATAGCCAGTCCAAAAGACCCGGAGCTTAGTCCAGAGCTTGCTTCTTGTAAGGGTTTCGCATCATCAGGTGTAAAAAAGAGACCGGCAACAACGACGAGGAGGATTCCTCCGACTTCTACCGTTGTAAACACCTTTTGTGTCAGCGTTCCAAAACGAATATTTGCGAGGTTGATTGCCGTCAAAATGATGACAATTGTGGCAGCATAAAGGATGGATGACAGAGCGCCGACATTAAATATGACTGCTAGGTAATCTCCGAAAACATAGGCGAGAATAGCAATTGATCCAGTTTGAATTACACTAAGTCTGGACCAAACAAATAGAAAACTTACTTTTTTACCGAAAGCTTTTCTTATGAAATAGTAGTCGCCACCGGCATTGGGAAAGGCTGTTGTTAATTCGGCATAACAGAGTGCGCCAATTAAGGAGACGGCTCCGCCACCAATCCACGCGAGAAAAAACAATTCTGGACTACTTGAGTTCGCTGCTACTACCGAAGGGGTTCTGAATATGCCGGCGCCGATTACCAGGCCCACGATAAGGACAACTGCATCATTTAAGCTTAAACTGTTTTTTATTTTCGAATGTGCCGTGTCATCTTGGACATTCGAAGAGGCAATTTTCTCCATCTAAGTGTATAATGTCTTTTATTCTTAAGCGTCGCAGTCGTTGCTTAAAATATTCAACAGAATACGTGTGGTTTTGTTTGATGAATTGTTTTTACTAAAGCCTGATTATAAGATTTTTATGTAAAAAGTTCGATACCCTTTAAGATGATGTCACAAGCGTCATTAATTTCGTCCTCTTTGATAATTAGTGGCGGTGCAATTCGAAGAGCGGTCTCGCAGTGAAGAAACCAGTCAATCATAATTCCATTGTCTGCACAATATTTACTGACAGCTTCTACTTGTTGAAATGAATCGAGTTGTATACACATCATAAAGCCCAGTCCGCGTACTTCTTTAATTGACGGGTGTTGTAATTTTCTTCGAAAGAGTTGGGCTTTTTTTTCTACGGAGTCGAAAAGCTTTTCTTCTAGTATCACATTGATCGATGCCAGGGCGGCGGCACAACATACGGGATGACCACCAAAAGTCGTAATGTGTCCAAGCATCGGATTGTTGGTGATGACTTGCATGATTTCTCGGTCAGCAATAAAAGCACCGATTGGCATGCCTCCTCCAAGAGCTTTGGCAACTAAGAGGATATCTGGTACGATATCAAAATGTTCAAAAGCAAACATTTTCCCGGTGCGTCCGAATCCAGTTTGTATTTCATCTAGAATCAAAAGAGCTCCAGTCTCATTGCAGCGTTCACGAACAGCTTGCAACCATCGTTTGTCTGGAACACGCATGCCCGCTTCGCCTTGAACAGTTTCTAATATTACCGCAGCTGTCTTGTCGGTAATCAAGGACAGCTCATCAGAGCTATTAAAACTAATGTAGTTAATATTTGGCAAAAGAGGTCCGTATGCACTACGGTATTCATCATTGCCGATTAAACTAAGAGCCCCTTGAGTGCTCCCATGATAGGCTTTTTTTGCTGCAATGATTTCTGTCCGTCCCGTATATTTTTTTGCTACCTTCATCGCACCTTCCGTTGCTTCCGTTCCGGAATTGACAAAATAAACTGAGTTTAAGTTTTGAGGGAAGATGGAAACTAGCTTTTCTGCAAGTTTTACTTGAGGTGTTTGAACAAAT from Pedobacter indicus carries:
- a CDS encoding DUF2490 domain-containing protein codes for the protein MRPILILFFLFICVFQASFAQNRFGIMPQINVDFKLTDGWKVNSKLENRQILYQNPYDGTGGRVEFERTDLDVIITRDKGVLKGLGAGYMIRRQDIDGSFVHRFIQQYSFSRELTGINLAHRFRTDQTLEENEATQYRLRYRISLEKPLNGLEVDPKEFYLKFSNEYVGILKDQVGNLEIRAGSSVGYNLTDNTQLETGFDYRAEELIGSNTEHLLWLTIGFYHSF
- a CDS encoding MBL fold metallo-hydrolase, encoding MPLFISSLNSGSNGNCYYIANDNEAILIDVGISCREIEKRMKRLELSMTKVRAIFISHEHSDHIRGLRVLAKKYQILIYITPKTLIYSRLALEEHLIRSFKAFDIIRIGDLEVYAFPKAHDAIDPHSFLVSGEGVNIGVFTDIGEVCNQLVTNFKRCHAVFLETNYDDEMLDSGNYPFYLKHRIRGGKGHLSNKKALDLFVSHRPSYLSHVFLSHLSANNNCPLTVQNLFAEYADNVEIILAPRSQETSVYCIEATSVESTFLSPSRARQL
- a CDS encoding Dabb family protein; translated protein: MERRKFIKNLAATAVTGSILTGTITETMASKKEKEVIAHYVLFWLKDDLTKQEVNDFTGFFEELKSIPNIKSLHYGPPANTHQRDVVDNSFSYNLLVYFDTMEDVDTYENHPIHLAAIDKYSKNWTKVVVHDSVIKM
- a CDS encoding LLM class flavin-dependent oxidoreductase, giving the protein MKKESIKDIQLSVLDLAPVLEGFTPADTFKSSLKVAQYVEELGYHRYWFAEHHNMEGVASSATAILIAHIAQGTSTIRVGSGGIMLPNHAPLIVAEQFGTLATLFPNRIDLGLGRAPGTDQLTAMALRREQRAAMEFPKNVQELQTYLSAENRHGRVRAIPGEGLDIPIWILGSSTDSAHLAAALGLPYAFASHFAPAQLHHALSIYHQNFRPSSQLKEPYTMACVNVIAADSDKEAQKLATSFKNMFLGVITGKREKLQAPVDPDDFLIDPMEEAALQQMISYTFTGTPDKIKGEIDSFIGKTQIDELMTVSYIYDLQARLHSFKLLSELKAV
- a CDS encoding SAM-dependent methyltransferase, producing MKTLKNMMAIAILFIAVATVKAQDRPQLDVPYVPTNQAVVDAMLELGQVKGDDILYDLGCGDGRIVVTAAKKYGTKGTGVDIDPQRISEANANAEKANVTDKVKFIEGNLFDVDLSDATVVTLYLLPDVNIKLKPKLLKLKSGTRIVSHAFDMGDWKPEKTIQVNGSTIHYWVVP
- a CDS encoding APC family permease yields the protein MEKIASSNVQDDTAHSKIKNSLSLNDAVVLIVGLVIGAGIFRTPSVVAANSSSPELFFLAWIGGGAVSLIGALCYAELTTAFPNAGGDYYFIRKAFGKKVSFLFVWSRLSVIQTGSIAILAYVFGDYLAVIFNVGALSSILYAATIVIILTAINLANIRFGTLTQKVFTTVEVGGILLVVVAGLFFTPDDAKPLQEASSGLSSGSFGLAMVFVLLTFGGWNEAAYISAETHSGSRTMAKALIVSILIITSVYLLINYTFVQVLGLENMGQSDAIASDLMYTAFGNTGSKLIGALVAVSAVTSINATIFTGARSTYALGRDYSIFAPLGKWNSQTSVPTTAFIVQAIVSLLLISLGLLTRDGFETVIEYTAPVFWFFFLLVGISIFVLRKKEPSAKRPFKVPLYPVTPILFCLTCAYLLYSSIMHTGIGALVGIAVLLVGFIPLYFQNIKNKKSIHIH
- a CDS encoding aspartate aminotransferase family protein produces the protein MLTNREIFLLNTAQTSNSPRLTEIVSAEGVYLYGPKGEKYLDLVSGFAVNNIGHRHPKVIQAVKNQVDQHMHVTVYGEFVQTPQVKLAEKLVSIFPQNLNSVYFVNSGTEATEGAMKVAKKYTGRTEIIAAKKAYHGSTQGALSLIGNDEYRSAYGPLLPNINYISFNSSDELSLITDKTAAVILETVQGEAGMRVPDKRWLQAVRERCNETGALLILDEIQTGFGRTGKMFAFEHFDIVPDILLVAKALGGGMPIGAFIADREIMQVITNNPMLGHITTFGGHPVCCAAALASINVILEEKLFDSVEKKAQLFRRKLQHPSIKEVRGLGFMMCIQLDSFQQVEAVSKYCADNGIMIDWFLHCETALRIAPPLIIKEDEINDACDIILKGIELFT